From one Salinibacterium hongtaonis genomic stretch:
- the ureG gene encoding urease accessory protein UreG: protein MSDNVLRIGIGGPVGSGKTALTEALVPILIAAGRTPGVITNDIYTQEDAQHVRRELDGILDPNRVVGVETGACPHTAVRDDPTMNLAAGAEMLERFNDIDTLIYESGGDNLTLTFSPALADVFVFVLDTAEGEKMPRKRGPGITESDILVINKIDIAQYVRTDLDVMEGDAHRVRGGKPVVLTNSLTGEGLEELHRQIMKVWSDAEAELVG from the coding sequence ATGAGCGACAACGTATTGAGAATCGGAATCGGCGGCCCGGTCGGGTCGGGCAAGACCGCGCTGACAGAGGCACTCGTGCCCATCCTGATTGCCGCAGGCCGAACGCCGGGGGTCATAACCAACGACATCTACACCCAGGAGGATGCGCAGCACGTGCGAAGGGAACTCGACGGCATTCTTGACCCCAACCGCGTCGTCGGGGTGGAGACGGGCGCGTGCCCCCACACGGCAGTGCGCGATGACCCCACCATGAACCTCGCTGCAGGGGCCGAGATGCTCGAGAGGTTCAACGACATCGACACGCTGATCTACGAGTCGGGCGGCGACAACCTCACGCTCACGTTCTCGCCCGCGCTCGCCGATGTGTTCGTGTTCGTGCTCGACACGGCAGAAGGCGAGAAGATGCCTCGCAAGCGGGGTCCCGGCATCACCGAATCAGACATCCTCGTCATCAACAAGATCGACATCGCTCAGTACGTGCGCACCGATCTCGACGTGATGGAGGGTGACGCGCATCGGGTGAGGGGAGGCAAGCCTGTTGTGCTCACAAACTCCCTCACGGGGGAGGGCCTCGAAGAGCTGCACCGCCAGATCATGAAGGTGTGGAGCGACGCCGAAGCGGAGCTCGTAGGATGA
- a CDS encoding urease accessory protein UreD, whose translation MTAPGAAALVKETGSKRGPAEVRVLPVPAPPESHGGYRLQPEFYEPKRVPQEVMQFSSRPGTLAVGSPGKVGVLQLDFELHDGTTQLMRHYQKSPLQIMRPLYFNLERPDMPYVYLTSTGGGILQGDRLRTDLRFGPDTSAHVTTQAASKIYKMDSDYATSLMNLTVERGAHVEYLPDPVIPFERSRMYQQTSVVLDETATLLVGETIYAGRLAREERHAYDVYASDLEVRRPSGALVALDRVRLSPSAGGIDGLGVLADHDVLAMLYVFVADAATVPALAEALLGALEPFGEASLIYGVSALPSDAGVWMRLVGNDTVAVARASTAVAAAAHTFVLGTPAPNIRKS comes from the coding sequence ATGACAGCCCCCGGTGCGGCTGCACTGGTGAAGGAGACCGGCAGCAAGCGTGGGCCGGCCGAGGTGCGAGTGCTGCCGGTGCCCGCCCCGCCCGAGAGCCACGGAGGCTACCGGCTGCAGCCCGAGTTCTATGAACCGAAGAGGGTGCCGCAGGAGGTGATGCAGTTCTCATCCCGACCGGGCACCCTCGCGGTGGGCAGCCCGGGCAAAGTGGGAGTCCTGCAGCTCGACTTCGAACTTCACGACGGCACAACGCAGCTGATGCGGCACTACCAAAAGTCGCCGCTGCAGATTATGAGGCCCCTCTACTTCAACCTCGAGCGGCCCGACATGCCGTATGTCTATCTCACCTCCACCGGGGGTGGCATTCTGCAGGGCGACCGGCTGCGCACCGACCTCAGGTTCGGGCCCGACACCTCAGCCCACGTCACGACACAGGCCGCAAGCAAGATCTACAAGATGGACAGCGACTACGCGACCTCGCTCATGAACCTCACTGTTGAGAGGGGCGCACACGTTGAGTACCTGCCCGACCCGGTCATTCCGTTTGAGCGGTCGCGCATGTATCAGCAAACATCCGTCGTGCTCGATGAGACGGCCACTCTCCTGGTGGGCGAGACCATCTACGCGGGGCGGCTGGCCAGGGAGGAGCGGCACGCCTACGACGTGTATGCCTCCGACCTCGAGGTGCGCAGGCCGAGCGGTGCGCTCGTGGCGCTTGACCGGGTGCGGCTGAGCCCTTCAGCCGGGGGCATTGATGGCCTCGGTGTTCTTGCCGACCACGATGTGCTCGCGATGCTTTACGTCTTTGTTGCCGATGCGGCCACGGTGCCGGCGCTCGCCGAGGCTCTGCTCGGCGCGCTGGAGCCCTTTGGCGAGGCATCCCTCATCTACGGCGTAAGCGCATTGCCTTCTGACGCCGGCGTGTGGATGCGGCTCGTCGGCAACGACACGGTGGCCGTCGCGCGGGCCAGCACCGCTGTGGCCGCTGCCGCCCACACGTTTGTGCTGGGCACGCCGGCTCCGAACATCCGAAAGAGCTGA
- a CDS encoding HoxN/HupN/NixA family nickel/cobalt transporter — MEMKKQPSYVAQIIMAFIPVLLIHIVGFGVFFILVEPQHLELGSTVFGVGIAVTAYVLGVKHAFDADHIAAIDNTTRKLVDLKKPAVGVGLFFSLGHSTVVFLMAALLALGVSWAVGLTADGNDVRNALGVFGTMVSGVFLLLIGLINAVAFVGIYRVWKASKAGTLNEGELDRHLEGRGFISKILGPMMKTIDRPGKMYMVGFLFGLGFDTASEIALLVLAGTGAATGLPWYAVLCLPIIFAAGMSLFDTLDSTAMVKAYAWANINPIRKVYYSLTVTGISVMIAVVIGGIELIGLLNEKMGLTDPVTGWVASIDLENVGYIIVGTLLLAWIFSTAYWKLGRIEERWSGGASGPAAPGITSRDGG; from the coding sequence ATGGAGATGAAGAAACAACCGTCGTATGTGGCGCAGATCATCATGGCGTTCATTCCCGTTTTGCTCATCCATATTGTGGGCTTTGGGGTGTTCTTTATTCTCGTGGAGCCGCAGCATCTTGAGCTGGGCTCGACGGTATTTGGCGTCGGGATCGCCGTTACCGCCTACGTGCTGGGGGTGAAGCACGCGTTCGACGCCGACCACATCGCGGCGATCGACAACACCACCCGCAAGCTCGTGGACCTTAAGAAACCCGCCGTCGGTGTCGGGCTGTTCTTCTCCCTTGGTCATTCCACTGTGGTGTTTCTCATGGCGGCGCTTCTCGCCCTTGGTGTGAGTTGGGCGGTTGGCCTCACCGCCGACGGCAATGATGTGCGCAACGCGCTCGGTGTCTTCGGCACGATGGTCTCCGGGGTGTTCCTGCTGCTCATCGGCCTGATCAACGCGGTGGCGTTCGTGGGCATCTACCGAGTGTGGAAGGCCTCGAAGGCCGGCACCCTCAACGAGGGTGAACTCGACAGACACCTGGAGGGCCGCGGCTTTATCTCCAAGATTCTCGGACCCATGATGAAGACCATCGACCGGCCGGGAAAGATGTACATGGTCGGCTTTCTCTTCGGGCTCGGCTTCGACACCGCAAGCGAGATCGCACTGTTGGTTCTCGCCGGCACGGGAGCGGCGACCGGGCTGCCCTGGTACGCGGTGCTCTGTTTGCCCATCATCTTCGCCGCGGGTATGAGTCTCTTTGACACCCTGGATTCCACGGCCATGGTCAAGGCCTACGCGTGGGCGAATATCAACCCCATCCGCAAGGTCTACTACAGCCTCACGGTCACGGGCATCTCCGTCATGATCGCCGTTGTCATCGGCGGCATCGAACTGATCGGACTTCTCAACGAGAAGATGGGCCTCACCGATCCCGTGACGGGATGGGTCGCGAGCATCGATCTCGAGAACGTGGGGTACATCATCGTCGGCACCCTGCTGTTGGCGTGGATCTTCTCGACGGCCTACTGGAAGCTTGGCCGGATCGAGGAGCGTTGGTCTGGCGGTGCCTCGGGGCCCGCTGCGCCAGGAATCACCTCACGCGACGGAGGGTAA
- a CDS encoding urea transporter, with the protein MSSTSAAQTKDRADTNWFLAIGQGLSQIFFQSNIWTALLILAAFVVADWRMAVLVLLGAAAGTVTGRLMGAPRDNVVSGLQGFCGALVGAATFSIVGGQAAAYPIAIVGGIITAPVTWLVVWLFTKTALKVYSLPSTTAPFCIVATGILLTTVPLHVSAAPEQTADSVWLGFLRSLLTNVSQVVLIDNAWAGALILLGLFVASWKVGIAAVLGSVVGSLCALALGETLTETANGLAGYSGVLTAIALSVTFLKSSSLSWILAVIGTIVTALVTLFMHRLDVATYTWPYILTTWVFLIIAHYIPAAKRT; encoded by the coding sequence ATGTCAAGCACGAGCGCAGCACAGACCAAAGACCGAGCCGACACCAACTGGTTTCTTGCAATCGGGCAGGGTCTCTCGCAGATCTTCTTTCAATCCAATATCTGGACGGCCCTGCTCATCCTGGCGGCATTCGTCGTTGCAGACTGGCGGATGGCGGTGCTGGTCCTCCTGGGAGCGGCCGCCGGCACCGTGACGGGTCGGCTCATGGGTGCGCCCCGCGACAATGTGGTCTCGGGGTTGCAGGGGTTCTGCGGTGCGTTGGTAGGTGCCGCCACCTTCTCTATTGTGGGCGGCCAGGCCGCGGCCTATCCCATCGCCATCGTCGGCGGCATCATCACCGCACCCGTCACCTGGCTTGTGGTGTGGCTGTTCACTAAGACGGCGCTCAAGGTGTACTCGCTGCCGTCGACCACTGCTCCGTTCTGCATCGTGGCCACGGGCATCCTGCTCACGACGGTGCCGCTGCATGTGAGCGCGGCTCCCGAGCAAACGGCAGACTCGGTCTGGCTGGGATTCTTGCGGTCGCTGCTCACCAACGTCTCGCAGGTGGTGCTCATCGACAACGCGTGGGCTGGTGCGCTCATCCTGCTCGGACTCTTTGTGGCCAGCTGGAAGGTAGGCATTGCCGCGGTGCTCGGCAGTGTTGTCGGCAGCCTGTGCGCGCTGGCGTTGGGGGAGACCCTCACCGAAACCGCAAACGGTCTCGCCGGCTACTCGGGTGTGCTCACGGCGATCGCCCTCTCGGTCACGTTCCTCAAGAGCAGCTCGCTCTCGTGGATCCTTGCCGTCATCGGCACGATTGTCACGGCCCTCGTCACCCTGTTCATGCACCGACTCGACGTGGCCACCTACACGTGGCCTTACATCCTCACGACCTGGGTGTTCTTGATCATCGCCCACTACATCCCGGCGGCGAAGCGCACCTGA
- the crcB gene encoding fluoride efflux transporter CrcB, whose product MTPLIFLLLALAGGVGAAVRFLVDGLIRSRLKTAFPWATTIINASGSLVLGFLTGLATVHLLPTDLSIVIGTGFLGGYTTFSTASYETVQLIKQKRYGFAFVSGVVMLVICVALAVLGLWIGTSI is encoded by the coding sequence ATGACCCCGCTCATTTTTCTCCTCCTCGCCCTCGCAGGCGGCGTCGGCGCGGCCGTGCGGTTTCTTGTCGACGGCCTCATCCGTTCCCGCCTCAAAACGGCCTTCCCATGGGCGACGACAATCATCAATGCCTCCGGCTCCCTCGTTCTGGGGTTTCTCACGGGGCTCGCGACGGTGCATCTGCTGCCCACCGATTTGAGCATCGTGATCGGCACGGGTTTCTTGGGCGGGTACACGACCTTCAGCACGGCAAGCTACGAAACGGTGCAGCTGATTAAACAAAAGCGCTACGGTTTCGCGTTCGTGAGCGGGGTCGTCATGCTCGTGATCTGTGTTGCCCTTGCGGTGCTCGGCCTCTGGATCGGGACCTCGATCTAA
- the crcB gene encoding fluoride efflux transporter CrcB, producing MSTTSRAPHLSWGPIALVAVGGAFGAAGREGVSLAIPNLGDVPIAIPVVNIIGAFLLGYLYEAVTRLEATPAKNLKLLLGTGFCGGFTTYSSLATDTAVLFRDDHAWSAIGYALGTVIIGAIATWLGILIASAINNSRSKATS from the coding sequence GTGAGCACCACATCTCGAGCCCCCCACCTCTCGTGGGGGCCAATCGCCCTCGTGGCTGTCGGAGGAGCCTTCGGAGCCGCAGGCCGTGAAGGTGTCTCCCTGGCCATCCCCAATCTCGGTGACGTGCCGATCGCTATCCCCGTTGTCAACATCATTGGGGCGTTCCTTCTGGGCTACCTCTATGAGGCGGTGACACGCCTCGAGGCCACGCCGGCCAAGAATCTCAAGCTCCTGCTCGGCACCGGCTTCTGCGGCGGTTTCACGACCTACAGCTCCCTTGCCACCGACACGGCAGTCCTATTTCGCGACGACCACGCGTGGTCGGCCATCGGCTATGCCCTCGGCACCGTGATCATCGGCGCTATTGCCACCTGGCTGGGCATTCTCATTGCCAGCGCCATCAATAACAGCCGAAGCAAGGCCACCTCATGA
- a CDS encoding universal stress protein: protein MGTHTESPRARPVIVGLTPDQPPHVVLQAARFAAQFGTDLVCAHVNPGRFVRSESDDGTVETASLDPDFADERETTFHEPLADSIAQVLTGSEVGWRTLTLAGDVTTALSRLADTLDASMIVVGSHEGSLGGTIQEFFGRSVAATLSHQQPRPVVVIPSKAPPATERGAPGDARTTNASGGDRQETSPADRSGLQSGGDEATP, encoded by the coding sequence ATGGGCACTCACACCGAATCCCCGCGAGCTCGTCCGGTGATCGTCGGATTAACGCCGGATCAACCTCCCCACGTTGTGCTGCAGGCGGCACGCTTCGCGGCACAGTTCGGCACCGACCTGGTCTGCGCACATGTGAACCCCGGCCGATTCGTGAGAAGCGAGTCAGACGACGGCACGGTGGAGACTGCTTCGCTAGACCCCGATTTTGCCGACGAACGCGAAACGACGTTTCACGAGCCCCTGGCCGACAGCATCGCCCAGGTTCTCACGGGAAGCGAGGTCGGGTGGCGCACGCTCACCCTGGCTGGGGACGTGACCACCGCTCTTAGTCGACTCGCCGACACACTCGACGCGTCGATGATCGTGGTCGGCAGCCACGAGGGCTCCCTCGGCGGCACGATTCAAGAATTTTTCGGGCGGTCTGTGGCCGCAACCCTCTCGCACCAACAGCCTCGACCCGTTGTCGTGATTCCCAGCAAAGCCCCGCCTGCAACTGAGCGTGGGGCACCCGGGGATGCTCGCACGACGAATGCCTCAGGAGGTGACCGACAGGAGACGTCGCCAGCCGATCGGTCGGGCCTGCAATCAGGCGGCGACGAGGCCACACCGTGA
- a CDS encoding peptidoglycan-binding domain-containing protein encodes MAFRSNGPSRRWALASIIAIGALLIGAATGWAIATVIAVPEEDLEASQFTVVDVSQGKVGSELSLNVVAQWSQVPVASNRAAGTVTEVSVTEGQEVVAGSALYLVDQRPVVIAQGKVPSFRHMRRSDTGADVTQMQTLLASLGLYRGPVDGVFDVTTERAVRAWQSSLGLKADGVVMLGDVIFVPSLPVRISLDSELIYLGAILVGDEPAIRALPKSPTFSVPVTEAQAALMPEGTLVKIDGPAGDAWTAFTFQREWTDQGSVLVELSPASEGLAICADACESIPPTGEVLLPARIVTVETVEGLILPSASLVADGSGKLFVIDRSGARHSVVVVASAKGMSVVEGVQLGMSVRLPASMER; translated from the coding sequence GTGGCATTTCGCTCCAACGGGCCCTCTCGAAGATGGGCTTTAGCCTCGATCATCGCAATTGGGGCTCTTCTGATCGGTGCTGCGACAGGCTGGGCGATTGCCACAGTCATAGCCGTTCCTGAGGAAGACCTTGAAGCGAGTCAGTTCACCGTCGTTGACGTATCGCAAGGAAAAGTCGGTTCAGAGTTGAGCCTCAATGTTGTAGCTCAGTGGTCGCAAGTGCCGGTTGCGTCTAATCGGGCTGCAGGAACCGTGACTGAAGTCTCAGTGACGGAGGGTCAAGAAGTCGTGGCAGGTTCTGCTTTGTATCTCGTAGATCAACGTCCCGTGGTAATCGCGCAGGGTAAAGTACCTTCGTTTCGCCACATGCGTCGGAGCGACACTGGGGCTGATGTGACTCAGATGCAGACGTTACTCGCCAGCCTCGGACTGTATCGCGGTCCGGTTGATGGCGTCTTCGATGTGACCACGGAGCGCGCGGTACGAGCCTGGCAATCTTCACTTGGGCTGAAGGCCGATGGAGTAGTGATGCTCGGCGACGTTATTTTCGTTCCAAGTCTGCCAGTCCGGATCAGTCTTGACTCCGAGCTGATTTACCTGGGAGCGATTCTGGTTGGAGACGAACCTGCAATCCGAGCGCTTCCGAAATCTCCAACATTCTCCGTCCCCGTCACGGAAGCACAAGCGGCGCTAATGCCGGAAGGTACGTTAGTAAAAATAGACGGACCTGCCGGAGACGCTTGGACAGCCTTCACATTCCAGCGTGAGTGGACAGATCAAGGAAGCGTGCTTGTAGAGCTTTCACCGGCCAGCGAAGGCTTGGCCATCTGCGCGGACGCATGCGAATCTATTCCTCCTACCGGTGAGGTCTTACTCCCCGCAAGGATTGTGACAGTGGAGACGGTCGAGGGATTGATATTGCCATCAGCATCGTTGGTTGCTGATGGCAGCGGCAAGCTGTTCGTCATCGATCGATCAGGTGCTCGGCACTCTGTGGTGGTGGTCGCTTCGGCGAAAGGCATGAGCGTAGTTGAAGGCGTACAACTCGGGATGTCGGTTCGCTTGCCTGCGAGCATGGAGCGCTAA
- a CDS encoding ABC transporter ATP-binding protein, whose product MLCVEGVSFCYSTGNPVIVDLNARFDPGEVVAVTGASGRGKSTLLYLLGLMLRPTAGSVLLDGREVSRLSDSARATLRAERFGFVFQDAALDPTRTVLDNVVETALYAGMSRNEALAKAEHLLSRFGVSVRALAKPGQVSGGQAQRIALCRALLNSPDVLLADEPTGNLDPLSADLVIGAFHEHARSGNVVIVVTHDPVLVSRCTRRVEL is encoded by the coding sequence ATGCTGTGTGTGGAGGGAGTGTCGTTCTGCTACAGCACAGGGAATCCTGTAATCGTCGATTTGAACGCTCGTTTTGACCCGGGGGAAGTGGTAGCGGTCACAGGGGCATCTGGCAGGGGAAAATCGACGCTGCTGTATCTACTGGGGTTGATGCTCCGGCCAACTGCTGGGAGTGTGTTGCTAGACGGACGGGAAGTGTCCCGCCTCTCCGATTCGGCGCGGGCGACCCTTCGGGCCGAGCGGTTTGGGTTCGTATTTCAGGATGCCGCCTTGGACCCAACGCGAACTGTGCTCGACAACGTAGTCGAGACGGCCCTTTATGCTGGCATGTCCAGGAACGAAGCACTCGCGAAGGCCGAGCACTTGTTGTCGAGATTCGGAGTCAGTGTGCGCGCACTGGCGAAGCCGGGCCAGGTGTCCGGTGGGCAGGCGCAGCGTATCGCCCTTTGCCGAGCATTGCTTAATTCTCCCGACGTGCTGCTCGCCGATGAGCCGACTGGCAATCTCGATCCCTTATCAGCAGATCTCGTTATCGGAGCGTTCCATGAGCATGCCCGCTCCGGAAACGTCGTCATCGTAGTAACTCATGATCCGGTTCTGGTCTCAAGATGTACTAGGCGGGTTGAATTGTGA
- a CDS encoding ABC transporter permease, whose protein sequence is MIDTVGAVSSLNDSEYTVFGEVYVPDYLSFLEPAVLAPQPSHDSGPISILVVVAESPNLVAPLSEAVLSVLGIADVSSVKVTTSETLAQLRAVVKGELGSFGRGLVFIVFVISAALTGAILFGLVMMRRKDFGRRRALGATQSLIVLLLMGQTALLSLVGAILGTATALVVVAIGEDPLPGADFVVAIGVLAVVISTLASVFPAVAAARRDPIHELRVP, encoded by the coding sequence TTGATCGACACAGTTGGGGCGGTATCCAGTCTCAACGACTCGGAGTACACGGTATTTGGTGAAGTTTATGTCCCTGACTATCTGAGCTTTCTAGAACCGGCAGTCTTGGCACCCCAGCCCTCGCATGATTCGGGTCCGATTTCGATTCTTGTTGTCGTTGCCGAGAGCCCCAATCTCGTTGCCCCCTTATCGGAAGCTGTGTTGTCTGTCCTCGGCATAGCTGATGTGAGCAGCGTGAAAGTAACGACGAGTGAGACCCTTGCTCAGCTTCGAGCCGTAGTGAAAGGTGAGCTGGGTAGTTTTGGCCGAGGCCTTGTGTTTATTGTCTTTGTGATCTCGGCTGCTCTTACTGGAGCGATACTTTTTGGTTTGGTAATGATGCGACGAAAGGACTTTGGGCGCCGTCGAGCGCTCGGTGCGACTCAAAGCCTGATCGTGTTACTACTAATGGGCCAAACTGCACTCTTGTCTTTGGTGGGAGCGATATTGGGGACTGCAACTGCGCTCGTTGTGGTTGCGATAGGAGAGGATCCGCTTCCTGGAGCTGATTTCGTAGTCGCAATCGGGGTACTTGCAGTAGTGATTTCAACCCTTGCTTCTGTGTTTCCGGCTGTAGCCGCAGCGCGCCGAGATCCAATCCACGAGCTGCGAGTTCCGTGA
- a CDS encoding IS3 family transposase (programmed frameshift), with translation MARPSKYPRELRERAVRMVAEVRPDYPSEYAALSAVAKMLGVGSPETIRLWCRRAEVDTGQRPGLTTEAQAEIKKLKRENAELRRANEILKAASGFLRGRTRPATSAIVAFIEAHKDRTDGGLRWGVESICSVLTEHGARIAPSTYYDARGRGPSARVLADERWKQIILTTWQAQRRLLGARKLWLRLRREGHDIARCTVERLMRELGIAGVVRGKRRRLVDIDPRETRPADLVDRHFARLRVNQLWVADFTYVWTWSGWVYVAFVFDAHSRRILGWRAATSMTTPLVLDCLEMALFTRRREGADDFTALTHHTDAGSVYTSIAFTDRLVEEGIDPSVGSVGDAYDNALAESQIGLYKTELIHHEGPWRDVDQVEAATAGWVHWFNTERIHGSIHDLTPVELEHLDYALTEPLERAG, from the exons ATGGCACGACCCAGCAAATATCCGCGCGAGCTTCGTGAGCGCGCTGTCCGTATGGTCGCCGAGGTGCGCCCTGACTATCCGAGCGAGTACGCCGCGCTGAGCGCGGTCGCGAAGATGCTCGGCGTCGGCTCACCGGAGACAATCCGTCTCTGGTGCCGCCGCGCCGAGGTTGACACCGGGCAGCGTCCCGGGCTGACGACCGAGGCGCAGGCGGAGATCAAGAAGCTCAAGCGCGAAAACGCTGAGTTGCGTCGGGCGAACGAGATTTTGAAGGCGGCGTCAG GCTTTCTTCGCGGCCGAACTCGACCGGCCACATCAGCGATAGTCGCCTTCATCGAGGCGCACAAGGACCGCACCGATGGCGGTTTGCGGTGGGGTGTCGAGTCGATCTGTTCCGTGCTCACTGAGCACGGGGCACGGATCGCCCCATCGACCTATTACGACGCCCGAGGGCGCGGTCCCTCGGCGCGCGTGCTGGCGGATGAACGGTGGAAGCAGATCATCTTGACCACCTGGCAGGCGCAGCGCCGGCTCCTGGGCGCCCGCAAGCTCTGGCTACGGCTCCGCCGCGAGGGGCACGACATCGCCCGCTGCACGGTGGAGCGACTCATGCGCGAACTTGGGATCGCGGGCGTGGTGCGCGGCAAGCGCCGTCGCCTGGTCGATATCGATCCGCGGGAGACCCGACCGGCTGACCTCGTCGACAGGCACTTCGCAAGGCTTCGAGTGAACCAGCTCTGGGTGGCCGATTTCACCTACGTGTGGACGTGGTCCGGCTGGGTCTACGTCGCGTTCGTGTTCGACGCGCACTCCCGCCGGATCCTCGGCTGGCGGGCGGCGACCAGCATGACGACGCCGCTCGTGCTCGACTGCCTAGAGATGGCGCTGTTCACCCGCCGCCGTGAGGGCGCCGACGACTTCACTGCACTGACCCATCACACCGATGCCGGCAGCGTCTACACCTCGATTGCGTTCACCGACCGGCTCGTCGAGGAGGGCATCGACCCCTCGGTCGGCTCCGTTGGCGATGCCTACGACAACGCCCTGGCCGAGTCGCAGATCGGGCTCTACAAGACCGAGCTCATTCATCACGAAGGCCCATGGCGAGACGTTGACCAGGTCGAGGCCGCAACCGCTGGGTGGGTCCACTGGTTCAACACGGAGCGCATCCACGGCTCGATCCACGACCTCACACCCGTCGAACTCGAGCACCTCGACTACGCTCTGACGGAACCTCTCGAACGAGCGGGCTGA
- a CDS encoding ABC transporter ATP-binding protein, whose translation MRPSAVVEAWGLSAQVSIGVDRRTLYDGVDLSVVDGESVAIVGRSGSGKTTLLSTLGLMQKPENGRLSIGGRDVSTLSQTAAARLRNELVGFVFQTYSLLPQLNVFENVAVPLRYGSRVKQLTIRSRVMSSLALVGLADRAKEKTTRLSGGEQQRVAIARALVREPKVVLADEPTGALDGDTANQVLDALQRATRHAGSCLIVVTHDPEVARVMDRAVQLHPNGLYPAKLGKG comes from the coding sequence ATGCGCCCATCCGCGGTTGTCGAAGCCTGGGGGCTGAGCGCGCAAGTTTCAATTGGTGTCGATCGGCGCACCTTGTATGACGGAGTAGATTTGTCCGTCGTTGACGGCGAGTCCGTTGCCATAGTTGGCCGGTCTGGGTCTGGAAAGACAACGCTGCTGTCGACGCTGGGTTTGATGCAGAAGCCCGAAAATGGGCGGCTAAGTATCGGGGGTCGCGATGTTTCGACGCTTTCCCAAACTGCAGCGGCAAGGCTTCGAAACGAACTTGTCGGTTTTGTCTTTCAGACATACTCCCTTTTGCCTCAGCTCAACGTTTTTGAGAACGTAGCAGTCCCGTTGCGATATGGGTCTCGCGTGAAGCAATTGACCATTCGGAGCCGAGTCATGAGTTCTCTCGCGCTTGTCGGTCTTGCCGATAGGGCCAAAGAGAAGACGACGCGGCTCTCTGGAGGGGAACAGCAGCGGGTTGCAATAGCTCGCGCCCTAGTGCGAGAACCGAAAGTCGTGCTCGCCGATGAACCAACCGGGGCGCTAGATGGTGACACTGCAAACCAGGTGCTCGACGCTTTGCAGCGAGCGACCCGTCACGCAGGTTCGTGCCTAATAGTCGTGACTCACGACCCGGAGGTCGCACGAGTTATGGATCGAGCTGTTCAGCTTCATCCGAACGGACTCTACCCGGCCAAATTGGGCAAGGGGTAA